From the genome of Buchnera aphidicola (Muscaphis stroyani), one region includes:
- a CDS encoding peroxiredoxin C, producing the protein MVLVAKHAPNFIAPAILKNGEIINDFDLKKYSEGQSIVLFFWPMDFTFVCPSEIIEFNNIHEEFKKRHVKIVGVSVDSVFVHQAWRNTPTKNGGIGKITFPMVSDLKHSIQKSYGIEHPDMGIALRASFLIDSNWIVRHQVVNDLPFGRNIQEMIRMIDCMDFYNQNGEVCPANWEKGKQGMKASLEGVSKYLRKYY; encoded by the coding sequence ATGGTTTTAGTAGCTAAACATGCACCAAATTTTATAGCTCCAGCAATTTTAAAAAATGGTGAAATTATTAATGATTTTGATTTAAAAAAATATTCTGAAGGTCAATCTATCGTATTATTTTTTTGGCCAATGGATTTTACTTTTGTTTGTCCATCAGAAATCATAGAATTTAATAATATTCATGAAGAATTTAAAAAAAGACATGTTAAAATTGTAGGTGTGTCTGTTGATAGTGTTTTTGTTCATCAAGCATGGCGAAATACTCCAACTAAAAATGGAGGAATCGGAAAAATCACTTTTCCAATGGTATCTGATTTAAAACATAGTATTCAAAAATCGTACGGAATTGAACATCCAGATATGGGTATAGCATTAAGAGCTTCGTTTTTAATTGATTCAAATTGGATTGTTCGTCATCAAGTTGTTAATGACCTTCCATTTGGTCGAAATATTCAAGAAATGATTCGAATGATTGATTGCATGGATTTTTATAACCAGAATGGAGAAGTATGTCCTGCAAATTGGGAGAAAGGCAAACAAGGTATGAAGGCTTCTTTAGAAGGAGTATCTAAATATTTAAGAAAGTATTATTAA
- a CDS encoding Fe-Mn family superoxide dismutase: MSYVLPNLPYEYNALEPFFDKETMKIHHTKHHQNYVNNTNSILKKTVFSSLSIEELMSIFNEIELENKTALQNNAGGHINHSFFWKSLKIGTFLPEILKIEIEKKFGSIDVFKEKFERIAINHFGSGWIWLVNQNGVLSIVSTSNQDSPLMGVKISKTYGYPIIGLDVWEHAYYLKYQNRRIDYVKSFWNVINWEEACNRLQNQ; the protein is encoded by the coding sequence ATGAGCTATGTTTTACCTAATTTACCTTATGAATATAATGCATTAGAGCCTTTTTTTGATAAAGAAACAATGAAAATTCATCATACAAAACACCATCAAAATTACGTGAATAACACAAATTCTATTTTAAAAAAAACTGTTTTTTCTTCTTTATCCATTGAAGAATTAATGTCTATTTTTAACGAAATTGAATTAGAAAATAAAACTGCTTTACAAAACAATGCAGGAGGACATATAAATCATAGTTTTTTTTGGAAAAGTTTAAAAATTGGAACGTTTTTGCCTGAAATTTTAAAAATAGAAATTGAAAAAAAATTTGGAAGTATTGACGTATTTAAAGAAAAATTTGAAAGAATTGCAATTAATCATTTTGGATCAGGTTGGATATGGTTGGTTAATCAAAATGGTGTATTATCTATAGTCTCTACCAGTAATCAAGATAGTCCTTTAATGGGTGTAAAAATATCAAAAACATACGGTTACCCAATTATTGGTTTAGATGTATGGGAGCACGCATATTATTTGAAATATCAAAACAGACGAATAGACTATGTTAAATCTTTTTGGAATGTAATAAATTGGGAAGAAGCCTGTAATCGTTTACAAAATCAATAA
- the pth gene encoding aminoacyl-tRNA hydrolase encodes MIVGLSNPKTKYHCTRHNAGSRYVYQLAKLYFQVLIKEKKFSGFTSSFFIKSSYVRLFVPDVFMNLNGELVYKIASYYDIKLNEILIIHDDLELKPGIIKLKYSYGHNGHNGLRSVISHFGDKKINFYRLRIGIGRPINKKQVSSFVLSNPTDIENILINQCIVDSIKKNHFLITSIK; translated from the coding sequence ATAATAGTAGGATTATCTAATCCTAAAACAAAATATCATTGCACACGTCATAATGCAGGATCACGTTATGTTTACCAATTAGCTAAACTTTATTTTCAAGTGCTAATAAAAGAAAAAAAATTTTCTGGTTTTACTTCCTCTTTTTTTATTAAATCTAGTTATGTAAGACTATTTGTTCCTGATGTATTTATGAATTTAAATGGTGAATTAGTATATAAAATAGCTTCATATTACGATATAAAATTAAATGAAATTCTAATAATACATGATGATTTAGAACTAAAACCGGGAATAATAAAATTAAAATACAGCTATGGACATAATGGACACAATGGATTAAGAAGTGTTATTAGTCATTTTGGAGATAAAAAAATTAACTTTTATCGATTGAGAATTGGTATTGGTCGACCAATTAATAAAAAACAAGTATCTTCGTTTGTTTTGTCAAATCCTACTGATATTGAAAATATTTTAATTAACCAGTGCATTGTAGATTCTATAAAAAAAAACCATTTCTTAATTACTTCAATAAAGTAA
- a CDS encoding outer membrane protein assembly factor BamE has translation MNYKMISLLLIVVLLSNCSFLDKKSYSSDVFQEACFNQHNLEKIHSGMSRDEVIYIFGEPIISDIFNDEYHYVFYELKNKCTLNRKTLNLTFKNNKVLFFNIK, from the coding sequence ATGAATTATAAGATGATAAGTCTGTTATTAATAGTTGTTTTATTATCTAATTGTTCTTTTTTAGATAAAAAGTCTTATAGTTCTGATGTGTTTCAAGAAGCTTGTTTTAATCAACATAATTTAGAGAAAATTCATTCAGGCATGAGTAGAGATGAAGTAATATATATTTTTGGAGAGCCAATTATTTCAGATATTTTTAATGATGAATATCATTATGTTTTTTATGAATTAAAAAATAAATGTACTTTAAATAGGAAAACATTAAATTTAACTTTTAAAAATAATAAAGTACTTTTTTTTAATATAAAGTAA
- the gyrA gene encoding DNA topoisomerase (ATP-hydrolyzing) subunit A, whose translation MKDLEQKIPQVNIEEELKKSYLDYAMSVIVGRALPDVRDGLKPVHRRILFAMHVLHNDWNKAYKKSARVVGDVIGKYHPHGDSAVYDAIVRMAQKFSLRYILIDGQGNFGSIDGDSAAAMRYTEVRMSKIAHELLSDLEKNTVEFLPNYDGTENIPEILPSKIPNLLINGSSGIAVGMATNIPPHNLYEVINGCLAYMDNNSISLKDLIKHIPGPDFPTAGIINGKIGIEEAYKTGKGKIYIRARNKIEKNKKNKKESIVFYQIPYQVNKARLIEKIAELVKEKRIDGISALRDESDKDGMRIVIEIKKETMSEIVLNQLYSLTQLQISFGINMVALCKGQPKTLSLKEILKHFLSHREEIVTRRSIFELHKTKNQTHILEGLSVALENIGLIIDLLKKSKSSLEAKKLIMNQKWTSQKIIYSNPIKKDKIKQTKEKNDVNELNNNFYFFTEKQVQAILDLRLNKLTNLEQTKIITEYNNLTKKIKFLTSILKNSDHMMEVIKKELLFIQNNFSDKRRTEITEHNSDINIEDLINKEDVVVTLSHLGYVKYQPLSDYNAQRRGGKGKSAAKTKEKDFIESLVIANTHDTILCFSSRGILYWMKVYQLPESSRHAKGRPIVNLLPLSTKERITAILPVHEYKDNLNILMATSNGIVKKSALSEFKKPRIAGIIAINLRANDELIGVALTNGNNNVMLFTQNGKVVQFLEKSVRTMGRTASGVKGIKIKKDDKVVSLIIPQKKESILITTRNGYGKRTKITDFPIKSRATQGVISIKITKKNGKMVGAIQVIEKDEVMMITDAGTLVRIRVSEVGILSRNTQGVILIRTSKNEKVVALQRIVEPIKKMCH comes from the coding sequence ATGAAAGACCTTGAACAAAAGATCCCACAGGTCAATATTGAAGAAGAGTTAAAAAAATCTTATTTAGACTATGCTATGTCTGTAATAGTTGGACGAGCTTTACCTGACGTTCGAGATGGTCTTAAACCGGTTCATCGAAGAATACTTTTTGCAATGCATGTGCTTCATAATGATTGGAACAAAGCATATAAGAAATCAGCTAGAGTTGTTGGAGATGTAATAGGAAAATATCATCCTCATGGAGATTCAGCAGTATATGATGCCATAGTTAGAATGGCTCAAAAATTTTCATTACGCTATATACTAATAGATGGACAAGGAAACTTTGGTTCTATAGATGGAGATTCTGCTGCAGCAATGAGATATACAGAAGTTAGAATGTCTAAAATCGCTCATGAATTACTAAGTGATTTGGAAAAAAATACAGTTGAATTTTTACCTAACTATGACGGAACAGAGAACATACCAGAAATTCTTCCATCAAAAATACCAAATTTGTTAATTAATGGATCATCAGGAATTGCTGTAGGTATGGCAACAAACATTCCTCCTCATAATTTATATGAAGTAATTAATGGATGTTTAGCTTATATGGATAACAATAGCATTTCTTTAAAAGATCTTATAAAACATATTCCAGGTCCAGATTTTCCAACTGCTGGAATAATAAATGGAAAAATAGGAATTGAAGAAGCTTATAAAACAGGAAAAGGAAAAATTTATATTCGTGCTAGAAATAAAATAGAAAAAAATAAAAAAAACAAAAAAGAATCAATTGTTTTTTACCAGATTCCTTATCAAGTAAATAAAGCACGTTTAATTGAAAAAATTGCTGAATTAGTAAAAGAAAAAAGAATTGACGGAATTTCCGCTTTACGAGATGAATCTGATAAAGACGGAATGAGAATTGTTATTGAAATAAAAAAAGAAACAATGTCCGAAATAGTATTAAATCAACTTTATTCTCTTACGCAACTTCAAATTTCTTTTGGCATTAATATGGTGGCACTATGCAAAGGACAACCTAAAACTTTATCTTTAAAAGAAATATTAAAACATTTTTTATCTCACAGAGAAGAAATAGTTACAAGAAGAAGTATTTTTGAATTACATAAAACTAAAAATCAAACACATATCCTTGAAGGGCTGAGCGTTGCGTTAGAAAATATAGGTTTAATTATTGATTTATTAAAAAAATCAAAAAGCTCTTTAGAAGCAAAAAAATTGATTATGAATCAAAAATGGACATCTCAAAAAATTATATACTCTAATCCTATTAAGAAAGATAAGATAAAACAAACTAAAGAAAAAAACGATGTTAATGAATTAAATAATAATTTTTATTTTTTTACTGAAAAACAAGTACAAGCGATTTTAGATTTACGTTTAAATAAATTAACTAATTTAGAACAAACAAAAATTATTACAGAATATAATAATTTAACAAAAAAAATAAAATTTTTAACTAGTATTTTAAAAAATTCTGATCATATGATGGAAGTTATCAAAAAAGAACTGCTATTTATACAAAATAATTTCAGTGATAAAAGACGAACAGAAATTACAGAACATAACTCTGATATTAACATTGAAGATTTAATCAATAAAGAGGATGTAGTAGTAACTCTGTCTCATTTAGGATATGTAAAATACCAACCTCTTTCAGATTACAACGCACAAAGAAGAGGGGGGAAGGGAAAATCAGCAGCAAAAACGAAAGAAAAAGATTTTATAGAAAGCTTAGTAATAGCAAATACACATGATACTATACTGTGCTTTTCAAGCAGAGGAATATTATATTGGATGAAAGTTTATCAATTACCAGAATCTAGCAGACATGCAAAAGGCCGTCCTATTGTAAATTTATTGCCACTAAGCACTAAAGAAAGAATTACAGCAATTTTGCCAGTTCACGAATATAAAGACAACTTAAACATTTTGATGGCGACTTCGAATGGAATAGTCAAAAAAAGCGCTTTGAGTGAATTTAAAAAACCTAGAATTGCTGGAATTATCGCGATCAACCTCAGAGCCAATGATGAACTTATTGGAGTAGCTTTAACTAATGGAAACAATAATGTTATGTTATTTACACAAAATGGAAAAGTAGTTCAATTTTTAGAAAAAAGTGTGCGAACTATGGGAAGAACTGCATCAGGAGTTAAAGGTATCAAAATAAAAAAAGATGATAAAGTGGTTTCTTTAATTATTCCTCAGAAAAAAGAAAGCATTCTTATAACTACAAGAAATGGATATGGTAAAAGAACTAAAATAACTGATTTTCCTATAAAATCACGTGCTACTCAAGGAGTAATTTCAATTAAAATAACAAAAAAAAATGGAAAAATGGTTGGAGCTATACAAGTTATAGAAAAAGATGAAGTCATGATGATTACTGATGCGGGAACTCTAGTTCGAATCAGAGTTTCAGAAGTCGGTATTCTGAGCAGAAACACACAAGGTGTAATTTTAATTAGAACATCAAAAAATGAAAAAGTTGTTGCTTTACAAAGAATTGTTGAACCTATAAAAAAAATGTGTCATTAA
- a CDS encoding DUF2076 domain-containing protein codes for MKDEEKNLIENLFHRLKNTELNSANRDQSADNLIQKLVRKQPFSSYYMTQTILIQEAAIKKMSLKIEELNKKVENNNLEKTKKQPSFLSSFFKNSPSSDLTSHNQNNVWKNKESPLQYHASPVVSAPRSSGFLGNALQTAMGVAGGMVLGNMLMNVFDHSKPEEEIFDTINHSSEHLDENIPIHDSTADSNLVNYESNESAYEESENDQSNSEDMSYINSSEDCIDTNDDNFI; via the coding sequence ATGAAAGATGAAGAAAAAAATTTAATAGAAAATTTGTTTCATCGCTTAAAAAATACCGAATTAAATTCTGCAAATCGAGATCAATCAGCAGATAATTTGATTCAAAAATTAGTTAGAAAACAACCTTTTTCTTCTTATTATATGACTCAGACTATATTAATTCAGGAAGCTGCTATAAAAAAAATGAGTCTTAAAATTGAAGAGTTAAATAAAAAAGTTGAAAATAACAATTTAGAAAAAACAAAAAAACAACCAAGTTTTTTATCTAGTTTTTTTAAAAATAGCCCTTCTTCCGACTTAACGTCTCATAATCAAAACAATGTTTGGAAAAACAAAGAATCTCCGCTTCAATACCATGCTTCTCCAGTTGTTTCCGCACCTAGAAGTAGTGGATTTCTTGGTAATGCTTTGCAAACTGCAATGGGTGTAGCAGGAGGTATGGTATTAGGAAATATGCTTATGAACGTTTTTGATCATTCAAAACCGGAAGAAGAAATATTTGATACCATTAATCATTCTTCAGAACATCTCGATGAGAATATACCGATTCATGATTCTACTGCTGATAGTAATTTAGTAAATTATGAATCAAATGAATCAGCATATGAAGAATCTGAAAATGATCAATCAAATTCGGAAGATATGAGCTACATAAACAGCAGCGAAGATTGTATTGATACTAATGACGATAATTTTATATAA
- the rnt gene encoding ribonuclease T yields MSTTQKCNLLSDRFRTFYPVIIDIETAGFNAKTDALLEISIITLRMDESGWLHKESKLHFHIKPFKGSIIKPDAIAFNKIDPFNPLRGAISEKTAITSILKMVNKGIKVQGCSKGIVVAHNANFDHNFLMAAMDREKVKKNPFHPFVTFDTASLSALAVGETVLAKACKAIGLPFDNNQAHSALYDTLQTANLFCAIVNRWKYLGGWPTKIKKY; encoded by the coding sequence ATGTCTACAACTCAAAAGTGTAATTTATTAAGCGATCGATTCCGAACTTTTTACCCTGTTATTATTGATATTGAAACAGCTGGATTTAATGCTAAAACTGATGCATTATTAGAAATTTCTATCATTACATTAAGAATGGATGAATCAGGATGGCTGCACAAAGAAAGTAAACTTCACTTTCATATAAAACCATTTAAAGGATCCATTATAAAACCCGACGCTATTGCATTTAACAAAATTGATCCATTTAATCCATTAAGAGGTGCTATAAGCGAAAAAACAGCAATTACATCAATATTAAAAATGGTAAATAAAGGAATTAAAGTGCAAGGATGCAGTAAAGGAATTGTAGTGGCTCATAACGCTAACTTTGATCATAATTTTTTAATGGCAGCAATGGATAGAGAAAAAGTTAAAAAAAATCCATTTCATCCATTTGTTACATTTGATACTGCATCATTAAGCGCTCTAGCTGTAGGTGAAACAGTGCTAGCAAAAGCATGTAAAGCTATAGGTCTTCCTTTTGATAACAACCAAGCTCATTCTGCGCTTTATGATACTTTGCAAACCGCCAATCTTTTTTGTGCTATAGTAAATCGTTGGAAATATTTAGGTGGTTGGCCTACAAAAATAAAAAAATATTAA
- the nrdA gene encoding class 1a ribonucleoside-diphosphate reductase subunit alpha gives MNNSLFVIKRNQKKEKLNLDKIHKVLNWAAKGLQNVSVSQVELRSRIQFYNNITTVNIHETIIKAAADLISQDAPDYQYMAARLAIFHLRKKAYGQFEPPVLYDHVKKMVKMGKYDVSLLKNYSSQEYFQMNILIDHWRDMNFSYAAVKQLEGKYLIQNRVTGKIYESAQFLYILIAACLFSKYPKQLRMNYIKRFYNAISTFQISLPTPIMSGVRTPTRQFSSCVLIECKDSLNSINATSSAITKYVSQRAGIGINAGQIRAIGSFIRNGEAFHTGCIPFYKHFQSAVKSCSQGGVRGGAATIFYPIWHFEVEDLLVLKNNRGIEENRVRHMDYAVQINKLMYQRMLSGSDITLFSPSDVPQLYDSFFSNQEKFNKLYVQYESDKKIRKKNVKALDLFSLIMQERTSTGRIYIQNVDHCNSHSAFNPKLAPIKQSNLCLEITLPTKPLNDIHDKNGEIALCTLSALNLGVIKDLNDLNELSQLSVRALDEILEYQNYPVIAAKKSSISRRSLGIGVINFAYYLAKNKVRYSDGSAKNLTHRTFEAIQYYLLNASCELAKEKGSCSLFHQTNYYKGKLPIDTYKKDVDKICNEPLHLDWDILRSKIKKYGLRNSTLSAIMPSETSSQISNATNGIEPPRGFISIKVSKDGILRQVVPEYKKLKSQYELLWSIPNNTGYLQLTAIIQKFIDQSISVNTNYDPNKFKNKKIPMKQLLYDLLIAYKLGLKTLYYQNTRDNAEDNQSIRSETIEKDTCESGACVI, from the coding sequence ATGAATAATAGCTTATTTGTTATAAAGCGTAATCAAAAAAAAGAGAAACTAAACTTAGATAAAATTCATAAAGTATTAAATTGGGCGGCAAAAGGACTTCAAAACGTATCAGTATCTCAAGTAGAATTAAGATCAAGAATTCAATTTTATAATAATATAACTACTGTCAATATTCACGAAACTATTATCAAAGCAGCAGCAGATCTTATATCTCAAGATGCCCCAGATTATCAATATATGGCTGCAAGATTAGCTATTTTTCATCTTAGAAAAAAAGCTTACGGTCAATTTGAACCTCCTGTTTTATATGATCATGTAAAAAAAATGGTAAAAATGGGAAAATACGATGTTAGTTTATTAAAAAACTATTCTTCTCAAGAATATTTTCAAATGAATATTTTAATTGATCATTGGAGAGATATGAATTTTTCTTACGCAGCCGTTAAGCAACTAGAAGGAAAATATTTAATACAAAATAGAGTTACAGGAAAAATATATGAAAGTGCACAATTTCTTTATATACTGATAGCGGCTTGTTTATTTTCAAAATATCCTAAACAGTTAAGAATGAACTATATTAAACGTTTTTATAATGCTATTTCTACTTTTCAAATTTCTTTACCAACTCCAATAATGTCAGGGGTAAGAACTCCAACTCGTCAATTTAGTTCTTGTGTATTGATAGAATGTAAAGACAGTTTAAATTCTATTAATGCAACAAGCAGCGCTATTACAAAGTATGTTTCTCAAAGAGCTGGAATAGGTATAAATGCTGGACAAATTCGAGCTATTGGTAGTTTTATTAGAAATGGAGAAGCTTTTCATACTGGTTGCATACCGTTTTATAAACACTTTCAAAGTGCTGTAAAATCTTGCTCACAAGGAGGAGTTAGAGGTGGTGCTGCAACTATTTTTTATCCAATATGGCATTTTGAAGTTGAAGATTTACTAGTTTTAAAAAATAATAGAGGTATTGAAGAGAATAGAGTACGTCATATGGATTATGCAGTTCAAATTAACAAATTAATGTACCAGAGAATGTTATCTGGATCAGATATTACGTTATTTAGCCCTTCAGATGTACCTCAACTATACGATTCTTTTTTTTCTAATCAAGAAAAATTTAATAAATTATATGTTCAATATGAAAGTGATAAAAAAATAAGAAAAAAAAATGTAAAAGCACTCGATTTATTTTCATTAATAATGCAAGAAAGAACTTCTACTGGAAGAATCTATATACAAAATGTAGATCATTGTAATTCACACAGTGCATTTAATCCTAAATTAGCGCCAATAAAACAATCTAATCTATGTTTAGAGATTACTCTCCCAACTAAACCTTTAAACGATATTCATGATAAAAATGGAGAAATTGCACTATGTACTTTGTCTGCTTTAAATTTAGGAGTTATCAAAGATCTCAACGATCTCAATGAATTATCTCAATTATCTGTTCGTGCTCTTGATGAAATATTAGAATATCAAAACTATCCAGTAATAGCTGCTAAAAAATCTTCTATCTCTAGACGTTCATTAGGAATTGGAGTTATTAATTTTGCTTACTACTTAGCTAAAAATAAAGTGCGTTATTCAGATGGAAGTGCAAAAAATTTAACACATAGAACATTTGAAGCAATACAATACTATTTATTAAATGCATCTTGCGAATTAGCAAAAGAAAAAGGATCATGTTCTTTATTTCATCAAACAAATTACTATAAAGGAAAATTGCCAATAGACACGTATAAAAAAGATGTTGATAAAATATGTAATGAACCATTGCATTTAGACTGGGATATTTTACGTTCCAAAATTAAGAAATATGGATTAAGAAATTCCACTTTATCTGCTATTATGCCATCGGAAACATCATCTCAAATTTCTAATGCTACCAATGGAATTGAACCGCCAAGAGGATTCATTAGTATAAAAGTCTCAAAAGATGGAATCTTGCGTCAAGTTGTTCCTGAATATAAAAAACTAAAATCACAATATGAATTACTTTGGAGTATTCCAAATAACACTGGATACCTGCAACTAACGGCTATTATTCAAAAATTTATTGATCAATCTATTTCAGTTAACACTAATTATGATCCTAATAAATTTAAAAATAAAAAAATTCCCATGAAACAACTTCTTTATGATTTGCTTATAGCATATAAGCTTGGTTTGAAAACATTATATTATCAAAATACTCGTGATAACGCTGAAGATAATCAAAGTATTCGCTCCGAAACAATAGAAAAAGACACTTGCGAAAGTGGAGCTTGCGTTATTTGA
- the ung gene encoding uracil-DNA glycosylase: MSLTWKDVLSQEKKKYFINMMNYIKHERLKKKIYPSSKEIFSSFILTKFKNIKVVILGQDPYFSKFQAHGLAFSVPKNSSIPPSLRNIFKELNNNFHKNHIFHHGCLESWSKQGVFLLNTILTVEEKKPKSHSKIGWDIFTNQVISMVNLHHKSLIFLLWGKCAQKKSILINSKYHYVLKSSHPSPLSANRGFFGCNHFFKTNEILIKNRKKPINWFF; the protein is encoded by the coding sequence ATAAGTTTAACTTGGAAAGATGTACTTTCTCAAGAAAAAAAAAAATATTTTATTAATATGATGAACTATATTAAACATGAAAGATTAAAAAAAAAAATTTATCCATCCTCTAAAGAAATCTTTAGTTCTTTTATCTTGACAAAATTTAAAAATATTAAAGTTGTAATTCTTGGTCAAGATCCATATTTTTCTAAATTTCAAGCTCATGGATTAGCTTTTTCTGTTCCTAAGAATTCTTCTATACCACCTTCTTTAAGGAACATATTTAAAGAGTTAAATAACAATTTTCATAAAAATCATATTTTTCATCATGGATGTTTAGAGAGTTGGTCAAAACAAGGTGTTTTTTTGCTTAATACTATACTTACTGTTGAAGAAAAAAAGCCTAAATCACATAGTAAAATAGGATGGGATATTTTTACCAATCAAGTTATCTCTATGGTTAATTTACACCATAAATCTTTAATTTTTTTACTGTGGGGAAAATGCGCTCAAAAAAAATCTATTCTAATTAATTCCAAGTATCATTATGTATTAAAATCGTCTCATCCTTCTCCATTATCTGCAAATCGAGGTTTTTTTGGATGTAATCATTTTTTTAAAACAAATGAAATTTTAATAAAAAATAGAAAAAAACCAATTAACTGGTTTTTTTAG
- the grxD gene encoding Grx4 family monothiol glutaredoxin, with protein MNVVEKIKNQIKNNIILIYMKGNPQSPSCGFSAQAVKALSFCGEKFAYVDILKNQDIRIELPKYANWPTFPQLWVDGELIGGCSIILEMLHNGQLQKLISKAVKKNKK; from the coding sequence ATGAACGTTGTTGAAAAAATTAAAAATCAAATTAAAAATAATATTATTCTTATTTATATGAAAGGAAATCCTCAATCTCCTAGCTGTGGTTTTTCTGCTCAAGCAGTTAAAGCTTTATCTTTTTGTGGCGAGAAATTTGCTTATGTTGATATATTAAAAAACCAAGATATTCGAATTGAATTGCCAAAATATGCTAATTGGCCTACATTTCCCCAATTATGGGTAGACGGTGAATTGATTGGTGGTTGCAGTATTATCCTTGAAATGTTACATAATGGACAATTGCAAAAATTAATATCAAAGGCAGTCAAAAAAAATAAAAAATAA
- the grpE gene encoding nucleotide exchange factor GrpE, with the protein MNNQKNELKEKMSNNENDIINIKNKKIEELKLRILKNKKKINDIQLRKLAEIENIKKKTETKIKEIKRLKMKEFFENIIPVVDSFEDLLNLSHSLNLQEKPFIEGIKLTSESLLKMMFKFGIKIEGKEKDIFNPQIHDSISTKISNETRPNCIISVYKKGFSFNTEILRKAKVIVSKN; encoded by the coding sequence ATGAATAATCAAAAAAATGAATTAAAAGAAAAAATGTCAAATAATGAAAACGATATAATTAATATAAAAAATAAAAAAATTGAAGAATTAAAATTACGTATACTAAAAAATAAAAAAAAAATAAATGATATTCAATTAAGAAAATTAGCTGAAATTGAAAATATCAAAAAAAAAACTGAAACTAAAATAAAAGAAATTAAACGTTTGAAAATGAAAGAGTTTTTTGAAAATATAATTCCTGTTGTAGATTCTTTCGAAGATTTATTAAATTTATCTCATTCTCTTAATCTTCAAGAAAAACCTTTCATTGAAGGAATTAAACTCACATCAGAATCTTTATTAAAAATGATGTTTAAATTTGGTATAAAAATTGAAGGAAAAGAAAAAGACATTTTTAACCCTCAAATTCATGATTCTATATCAACAAAAATCTCAAACGAAACAAGACCAAATTGTATTATTTCTGTTTATAAAAAGGGATTTTCTTTTAATACCGAAATTTTAAGAAAAGCAAAAGTTATAGTTTCTAAAAATTAA